The Dyadobacter sandarakinus DNA window TTGAGCAGGGCGATCTGAATGAGGGCACTTCCAAATGTCATTGACTGCTTTCCGGAGCCGATAGCAGGCGTTTCCTCGTTTTCGCCTTCCAGCTTGTGGTGGATTTCCTTAGTGGTACTATATAATAGGAAAAGCCCGCCGGAAAGAAGGATCAGATCGCGTCCGCTGAAGCCATGCCCGAAGAGGGTCAGCAAGTCCTGTTTGAGGCCAATCACCCATGATATGGCAAACAAAAGCGCAATACGCAGTACCAGTGCAATAAGCAGCCCATTGCTTTGCGCCTTTTTGCGCTGGTCGGCAGGCAACTTGCCCGATACAATGGTGATGAAAATAACATTGTCAATTCCAAGTACGATTTCCAGTAAGGTAAGTGTAAGTACGCTGATGAGTGCGTCAACTGTAAAATATGCTTCCATGAATGGTTTTAAGGTGTTTTGTTGATGTTACTAAAATAGTCGGGC harbors:
- a CDS encoding TerC family protein, with translation MEAYFTVDALISVLTLTLLEIVLGIDNVIFITIVSGKLPADQRKKAQSNGLLIALVLRIALLFAISWVIGLKQDLLTLFGHGFSGRDLILLSGGLFLLYSTTKEIHHKLEGENEETPAIGSGKQSMTFGSALIQIALLNIIFSFDSVLTAVGLVKEVPIMILAVIASTFIMIAFAGKIGDFVNNHPSIKILALSFLLMIGTLLVAEAFHYEIPKGYAYFAMAFSFFVELLNMKLDKTTKEPVKLHNRVN